One window from the genome of Treponema sp. OMZ 838 encodes:
- the ruvB gene encoding Holliday junction branch migration DNA helicase RuvB gives MNGEIYQDNEIDEFGIIRGEKRAGDEKDRALRPQLLKDFQGQQNIKENLSVFIKAARSRGESLDHLFLIGPPGLGKTTLAQITAQELGVECKITGAPALDKPKDLAGILTTLSERSVFFIDEIHRLKPAIEEMLYIAMEDYELDWIIGQGPGARTVRIPLPPFTLIGATTRAGMVSSPLISRFGIVQRFEFYSDEELASIIMRSADILQINIGKKAAVALARCSRGTPRVANRLLRRMRDFAFIEGSDTIRETTVVQGLEKLHIDRLGLENYDRQILRSIIENYGGGPVGAETLAISIGESQDTLEDYYEPYLIQTGLLQRTPRGRMVTEKAYTHLGLKIPASAAQTGSLFE, from the coding sequence ATGAACGGCGAAATATATCAGGATAATGAAATAGACGAATTCGGTATTATACGCGGAGAAAAGCGTGCGGGGGATGAAAAAGACCGCGCGCTGCGTCCGCAGCTTTTGAAGGATTTTCAGGGACAGCAAAACATCAAAGAAAACCTGTCGGTCTTTATCAAAGCGGCGCGGAGTAGGGGAGAGAGCCTTGATCACCTTTTTTTGATTGGGCCTCCCGGGCTGGGAAAAACTACCCTTGCGCAAATTACCGCACAAGAGCTTGGTGTTGAATGCAAGATCACCGGCGCCCCCGCTCTCGATAAGCCTAAAGACTTGGCGGGTATTTTGACAACGCTGTCCGAACGGAGTGTGTTCTTTATCGACGAAATTCATCGGTTAAAGCCCGCCATCGAAGAAATGCTCTATATCGCTATGGAAGATTACGAGCTTGACTGGATTATCGGGCAGGGGCCGGGGGCTCGGACTGTCCGTATCCCGCTGCCGCCGTTTACGCTGATCGGTGCGACAACCCGTGCAGGTATGGTTTCAAGTCCGCTTATCAGCCGGTTCGGGATTGTGCAGCGCTTTGAATTTTACAGCGATGAAGAGCTTGCTTCTATTATTATGCGTTCCGCCGATATCCTTCAAATCAATATCGGGAAAAAAGCGGCCGTTGCACTTGCCCGCTGTTCCCGCGGAACGCCACGCGTTGCCAACCGGCTGCTGAGGCGTATGCGGGATTTTGCGTTTATTGAAGGTAGCGATACCATTCGCGAAACAACCGTTGTGCAGGGCTTGGAAAAACTACATATCGACCGGCTCGGTTTGGAAAACTATGACCGGCAGATACTCCGTTCTATTATCGAAAACTACGGTGGGGGGCCGGTTGGTGCGGAAACGCTTGCGATTTCAATCGGGGAGTCGCAGGATACGCTTGAAGACTACTACGAACCCTACCTTATTCAAACGGGATTGTTACAGCGTACTCCCCGCGGACGTATGGTTACGGAAAAAGCATACACCCATCTCGGACTAAAAATTCCGGCGTCAGCAGCACAAACCGGCAGCCTCTTTGAGTAG
- a CDS encoding methyl-accepting chemotaxis protein, whose protein sequence is MRTSKGKKRFSLKRKLILIFGALIAVALTIEGSLAIYTARKAVSEKIEDHLADKAADIALIIDGKLGALFQFIEGVSRMPSLRDNSLSLRQKAQTLVREAESNEDIKAFAVCNMQGNCSDTDGNEVFLGDREWFTAAIKGANFITEPQLARKLNTLQIILAVPIRGENQEIIGVLCAVVPPEFLSKQISDIVIGKTGNSYIIGRTGTIIANKDFSLVQTQFNAIEKAKEDREYDSLAVFTQYILDGSKNEMGYYTYKGTYYIATASPIGISGWSVIIRAPVEEFMGTLDDLQRIMGIMATISLIVALVIVYFIARNIIKPISQAVTALQNIAQGEGDLTVRLPILGNDEITDMSEYFNQTIEKIGTSIQTVGENSATMQTTGNELAENMTTTASSVNQISANIDGLKQQALTQAASVTETASTIEEIVRTIKQLNASIEVQAASVAQSSASVEEMVANIASIGQTLGKTDTVIKDLTSATNDGKATLVTSNTVTQKIAEESGSLMEASNVIQHIASQTNLLAMNAAIEAAHAGEAGKGFAVVADEIRKLAEDSAMQGKNITTTLKTLSIEIETLSASSKTVEEKFNAIFTLAEQVKTMSDTLTASMREQENGSREVLSAIKNINMVTTEVQAGSEEMLKGGEGVAEEMYKLDNLTRTITDSMNEMASGAIEINNAIQEVNTITQKNKQSIESLAQEVSKFKTN, encoded by the coding sequence ATGCGTACATCAAAAGGAAAAAAACGATTCTCGCTCAAAAGAAAACTTATTCTTATTTTTGGAGCTTTAATCGCTGTTGCATTAACTATCGAAGGAAGTTTGGCAATTTACACTGCCCGTAAAGCTGTTTCCGAAAAAATCGAAGACCATCTCGCCGATAAAGCAGCTGATATTGCCTTAATTATAGACGGGAAACTCGGTGCTCTCTTTCAATTTATCGAAGGCGTTTCCCGTATGCCTTCTTTAAGGGACAATTCGCTTTCTCTTCGGCAAAAGGCTCAAACACTCGTTCGAGAAGCAGAGAGTAATGAAGACATAAAAGCTTTTGCCGTATGCAATATGCAAGGCAATTGCTCCGATACGGACGGGAACGAAGTTTTCCTCGGCGATAGAGAATGGTTCACTGCAGCTATAAAAGGAGCTAATTTTATTACGGAACCTCAGCTTGCCCGCAAGCTCAATACGCTCCAAATCATTCTTGCCGTACCGATTAGAGGTGAAAATCAAGAAATTATCGGTGTATTATGCGCAGTTGTCCCTCCGGAATTTTTATCGAAGCAAATCAGCGATATCGTGATCGGGAAAACAGGAAATTCATATATTATCGGTAGAACCGGTACGATCATTGCGAACAAAGATTTTTCTTTAGTTCAAACACAATTCAATGCTATCGAAAAAGCCAAAGAAGACCGCGAGTACGATTCCCTTGCGGTATTTACACAGTACATTTTAGACGGCAGCAAAAACGAAATGGGATACTACACCTACAAAGGAACCTATTACATTGCAACTGCTTCGCCCATCGGGATATCAGGATGGTCGGTCATTATCAGAGCTCCGGTTGAAGAGTTTATGGGAACACTGGATGACCTACAACGAATCATGGGTATTATGGCAACCATCAGTTTGATTGTCGCGCTTGTTATTGTGTACTTCATTGCACGCAATATTATCAAACCGATTAGTCAGGCTGTTACGGCACTGCAGAACATTGCCCAAGGAGAAGGCGATTTAACGGTACGTTTACCGATACTAGGGAATGACGAAATTACCGATATGTCGGAATATTTTAACCAAACAATTGAAAAGATCGGTACATCAATCCAAACAGTTGGAGAAAACAGCGCTACCATGCAAACCACCGGAAACGAGCTTGCCGAAAATATGACCACCACGGCAAGTTCGGTAAACCAAATCAGCGCAAACATCGATGGATTAAAACAACAAGCCTTAACGCAAGCGGCAAGCGTTACCGAAACCGCCTCTACTATAGAAGAGATTGTCCGAACCATTAAACAGCTGAACGCGAGTATTGAAGTACAAGCAGCAAGCGTTGCCCAATCTTCCGCATCGGTTGAAGAAATGGTTGCCAATATTGCCTCTATCGGACAAACACTCGGAAAAACCGACACGGTTATAAAAGATTTAACCTCTGCAACGAACGACGGTAAAGCAACATTGGTAACATCAAATACCGTAACGCAAAAAATTGCCGAAGAGTCCGGCTCTCTTATGGAAGCCTCAAATGTTATCCAGCATATTGCCTCACAGACGAATCTTCTTGCAATGAATGCTGCAATCGAAGCTGCTCATGCAGGAGAGGCGGGCAAAGGTTTTGCCGTAGTCGCAGATGAAATCCGAAAGCTTGCAGAAGATTCTGCCATGCAGGGAAAAAACATCACTACAACCTTAAAAACACTCAGCATCGAGATTGAAACGCTTTCAGCTTCCTCTAAAACGGTCGAAGAAAAATTCAACGCCATTTTTACGCTTGCCGAGCAGGTAAAGACAATGAGCGACACACTTACCGCATCGATGAGAGAACAGGAAAACGGCAGTAGAGAAGTCCTCTCCGCGATTAAAAACATCAATATGGTAACAACTGAAGTTCAAGCCGGCTCTGAGGAAATGCTGAAAGGCGGTGAGGGTGTTGCGGAAGAAATGTACAAATTGGACAATCTTACCCGCACTATTACCGACAGCATGAACGAAATGGCTTCAGGTGCTATTGAAATCAACAATGCAATCCAAGAAGTCAACACAATTACTCAGAAAAACAAACAAAGCATAGAAAGTCTTGCTCAAGAAGTTTCTAAATTTAAAACCAATTAG
- the sufU gene encoding Fe-S cluster assembly sulfur transfer protein SufU, with protein sequence MSIETVYQQTLLDYSRRAEHKHQLDGATGIERGHNPSCGDDLTLLIKQKDGIVEDASFLGAGCAVSTASTNMLIDLIKGKTVKEAQHCLEVFFNMMAGKPQSEEELESLGDAQILSYFAEMPARIKCATLSWHSAQVLLK encoded by the coding sequence GTGAGTATCGAAACGGTATATCAGCAGACATTATTGGATTATTCGCGGAGAGCGGAACATAAACATCAGTTGGACGGAGCGACCGGCATTGAGCGCGGGCATAATCCCAGCTGCGGGGACGATTTAACCTTGCTGATTAAGCAGAAGGACGGGATTGTTGAGGACGCTTCTTTTTTAGGCGCCGGTTGTGCGGTTTCAACCGCTTCCACCAATATGCTGATCGATTTAATCAAAGGCAAAACGGTTAAAGAGGCGCAGCATTGCCTTGAGGTGTTTTTTAATATGATGGCAGGAAAGCCGCAGTCAGAGGAAGAATTAGAGAGCCTCGGCGATGCGCAGATTCTTAGCTATTTTGCCGAAATGCCTGCTCGTATTAAATGCGCGACACTGAGCTGGCACAGCGCACAGGTACTGCTTAAATAA
- a CDS encoding HAD family hydrolase, protein METKTTNKTHKTNKPALTGNWEPQNKLRLERLIAEKAFADNYAVFDWDYTCIFYDIQDSLFLYQIEHLCFNLTPEQFAVTIRHEIPQNIPLVGCFNSEGRQLTAADLSADLDDRYRFLYHAYQHLNGTLPLEEVVQTEAFLDFKAKILTLMRYAVTVCDTDISQSVCTGMTLPELNSLVEKTIAEVLTAEIKQYTIVSPVRQAGRAGVVIATYRKGIRIQPEIRELFRRFEEHGITPYICSASQEDGVRVFACNPAYGYCLRPEQVFGRRRLRNADGVFTDERDYSIPQTWREGKAEAIRTLIAPRHGGKAPILIAGDSDGDFCMMDAFKNEALLLILYRNQKPHEQLYPLIQRGLAERNAPDASIIVQHRNEETGLFISGVSDCADGSVNVL, encoded by the coding sequence ATGGAAACCAAGACAACGAATAAGACTCATAAAACAAATAAACCGGCATTAACCGGAAATTGGGAGCCTCAAAACAAACTGCGGTTGGAACGCTTGATTGCTGAAAAAGCTTTTGCGGACAACTATGCCGTCTTTGATTGGGATTACACGTGTATTTTTTATGATATACAGGATAGTCTTTTTCTGTATCAGATTGAGCATCTTTGTTTTAACCTGACGCCCGAACAGTTTGCCGTTACTATTCGGCACGAAATTCCGCAGAATATTCCGCTCGTCGGCTGCTTTAATAGCGAAGGGCGGCAGCTCACTGCAGCCGATCTTTCGGCGGATTTGGATGACCGCTACCGGTTCTTATATCATGCATATCAACATTTGAACGGAACGCTTCCGCTTGAGGAAGTTGTGCAAACCGAGGCGTTCCTCGATTTTAAGGCAAAAATTCTGACGCTGATGCGGTATGCGGTAACGGTTTGCGATACCGATATTTCTCAATCGGTATGCACGGGAATGACGCTTCCCGAATTGAATAGTCTTGTAGAAAAAACGATTGCCGAAGTGCTTACCGCTGAAATAAAACAATACACGATCGTATCACCCGTGCGGCAGGCAGGGAGAGCTGGTGTCGTTATCGCAACGTACCGGAAGGGTATACGGATACAGCCGGAAATACGGGAGCTGTTCCGCCGCTTTGAAGAACACGGTATTACTCCCTACATCTGCTCCGCCTCGCAGGAGGACGGCGTGCGGGTGTTTGCTTGTAATCCTGCGTATGGCTACTGCCTCCGTCCCGAACAAGTATTCGGCAGGCGGCGGCTGCGGAATGCCGACGGCGTGTTTACCGATGAGCGGGATTACTCCATTCCGCAAACGTGGCGGGAAGGAAAGGCGGAGGCGATACGGACGTTGATTGCTCCGCGGCACGGCGGAAAAGCTCCTATCCTTATTGCGGGCGACAGCGACGGCGATTTTTGTATGATGGATGCGTTCAAAAATGAGGCATTGCTGCTTATCCTGTACCGCAATCAAAAGCCGCACGAACAGCTCTACCCGCTGATACAGCGCGGTTTAGCCGAGCGCAATGCCCCCGATGCATCGATTATCGTACAGCATCGGAATGAAGAGACGGGGCTATTTATTTCCGGTGTGTCTGATTGTGCCGACGGTTCTGTGAACGTCCTTTAG
- a CDS encoding peptidase U32 family protein, with amino-acid sequence MVELLAPAGNPEALEAAIAEGADAVYLGLKSFNARMRSSNFAWNQFEATVDVLHKRNKKIYVTVNTVVTENEMERLYRFLAYLNNVGPDGIIVQDLGLIQMAHKHFPNLKLHASTQLNIASAKAANAMSRWGVSRTVLARELSLEEIRAVHANTSCELEVFVHGALCVSESGLCLFSSYLGGKSANRGMCTQACRRLYTAHEPEGDREGYFFSPADLQLIEYIPDLIQAGVASFKIEGRMKSAEYVGTVVSAYRYVIDNWEADKKAAVETGKRILANDFARKKTSYRFKSTRAEEVLNPDQAGGTGIYLGIIDGIKKGAVEEVPFKDGTRAVHYVQLKDGHYTPEKGDSVRIHKKDDSGRESWKIQDIMESKSGAWLQLPADSGKGDSVYLLQTKAMTKRYPRLLPASLEKYRKQPNDEALPMLTLEAGFPTLGDTNKAASSKSATSTPAGAALPAKSATAATALSATPVKKSLAKKPADIFPEGLYVQVSSIADLHTILADKPVRVIINLNEDTYPALAGQQSNPQQQNQQQAKPLPFSKREIFISLDPFVPQEQEPILAEQLEQLTAQGYTQFIVNNPAHISMLRNKKNFLVAGPYLYTFNCWAVSWLQENGICAYIPPAESSQANIETVFAPELRPQVLLPLFSYSVLFRMRFTLPKNYNFLYFSDKQGEAFRAFSTPSASFVLSDKPFSVVDRYHALQHHQFSRFLLDFSHTSVERRAYRFILQSLRNGTPLPDSVRFNWKEGFYDPQRVEELKQLGQKSAAERGPKNSGGRAKPPKGRSQNRRHNQTHRK; translated from the coding sequence ATGGTCGAATTATTAGCGCCGGCGGGGAATCCCGAAGCATTGGAAGCAGCGATTGCGGAAGGGGCGGACGCCGTTTATTTAGGTTTAAAAAGCTTTAATGCCCGTATGCGGTCTTCAAACTTTGCGTGGAATCAGTTTGAGGCAACGGTTGATGTGCTGCATAAGCGGAACAAAAAAATATATGTTACCGTCAATACGGTTGTAACTGAGAACGAGATGGAGCGGCTCTACCGGTTTTTGGCGTATCTCAACAATGTCGGCCCGGACGGCATTATCGTGCAGGATCTCGGACTGATTCAAATGGCACACAAACACTTTCCGAATCTCAAGCTCCATGCTTCTACGCAGCTCAATATTGCGAGTGCAAAAGCAGCCAATGCGATGAGCCGCTGGGGAGTGTCGCGGACGGTGCTGGCACGGGAACTGAGCTTGGAAGAAATCCGTGCCGTTCATGCAAACACTTCATGCGAGCTGGAGGTATTCGTACACGGGGCGCTCTGTGTCAGCGAATCGGGCTTGTGCTTGTTTTCGAGCTACCTCGGCGGAAAGTCGGCGAACCGCGGGATGTGTACCCAAGCGTGCCGCCGCCTCTACACCGCGCATGAGCCGGAGGGCGACCGGGAAGGCTACTTTTTCTCCCCCGCGGACTTACAACTCATCGAGTATATTCCCGATTTGATTCAGGCAGGCGTTGCCTCATTTAAAATAGAAGGAAGAATGAAAAGTGCCGAGTATGTCGGCACGGTGGTATCCGCCTACCGGTATGTTATCGATAACTGGGAAGCCGATAAAAAGGCGGCGGTAGAAACAGGCAAGCGTATCTTAGCGAACGACTTTGCACGGAAAAAGACAAGCTATCGCTTTAAAAGCACCCGCGCGGAAGAAGTGCTCAACCCCGATCAGGCGGGCGGTACCGGCATCTACCTCGGCATTATCGACGGCATTAAAAAAGGCGCCGTGGAGGAAGTCCCGTTTAAAGACGGTACGAGGGCGGTACACTATGTACAGCTGAAAGACGGACATTATACGCCGGAAAAAGGCGACTCGGTGCGCATTCATAAGAAGGACGACAGCGGACGCGAAAGCTGGAAAATTCAGGATATAATGGAAAGTAAATCCGGCGCATGGCTGCAGCTGCCTGCGGATTCCGGCAAAGGAGACAGCGTATACCTTTTACAGACCAAGGCAATGACCAAACGCTACCCCCGTTTGCTGCCCGCCTCGCTCGAAAAATACCGCAAACAGCCCAACGACGAAGCGCTGCCGATGTTGACGCTCGAAGCAGGCTTCCCGACGCTCGGCGATACAAACAAGGCTGCGTCTTCAAAATCAGCAACCTCGACACCTGCCGGAGCTGCATTGCCCGCGAAATCAGCGACTGCAGCAACCGCACTTTCCGCGACACCTGTCAAAAAAAGCCTTGCGAAAAAGCCTGCGGATATCTTTCCCGAAGGGCTCTACGTTCAAGTTTCTTCCATTGCGGATTTGCATACCATCCTTGCGGATAAACCGGTACGGGTTATTATCAATTTAAATGAGGACACCTATCCGGCGCTGGCTGGACAACAGTCCAATCCGCAGCAGCAAAATCAGCAGCAGGCAAAACCGCTGCCGTTCTCCAAACGGGAAATTTTTATTTCGCTTGATCCCTTTGTGCCGCAGGAACAGGAGCCTATCCTTGCGGAGCAGCTGGAACAGCTAACCGCACAGGGGTATACGCAATTTATCGTGAATAATCCGGCACATATTTCCATGCTCCGCAATAAAAAGAACTTTTTAGTCGCGGGGCCGTACCTTTACACCTTTAACTGCTGGGCGGTTTCGTGGCTGCAGGAGAACGGCATCTGCGCCTACATTCCCCCTGCCGAAAGCTCTCAGGCGAATATCGAAACGGTGTTTGCGCCGGAGCTGCGCCCGCAGGTACTGCTGCCGCTTTTTTCGTATTCCGTGCTGTTCAGGATGCGCTTTACGCTGCCGAAAAACTACAACTTTCTCTACTTTTCCGACAAGCAGGGCGAAGCGTTTAGAGCTTTTTCTACCCCATCCGCCTCTTTTGTGCTGTCCGACAAGCCGTTCTCGGTTGTAGACCGCTACCATGCCTTGCAGCATCATCAGTTCTCACGCTTTTTACTGGATTTTTCGCATACGAGCGTTGAACGCCGCGCTTACCGGTTTATTTTACAGTCACTGCGGAACGGTACTCCCCTCCCCGACTCGGTGCGCTTTAATTGGAAGGAAGGCTTTTACGATCCACAGCGGGTGGAAGAACTCAAACAGCTGGGGCAAAAATCGGCGGCAGAGCGCGGCCCCAAAAACTCCGGCGGACGAGCAAAACCGCCTAAAGGACGTTCACAGAACCGTCGGCACAATCAGACACACCGGAAATAA
- a CDS encoding DNA alkylation repair protein, whose protein sequence is MEKMMESIQSKLLSMQDISYRDFNAKLIPTVDPKLMIGIRTPLLRKFAKDLFKMEPKQAAAFMQTLPHRYFEENNLHAFLIENIKDFDTAITETERFLPFIDNWATCDTFAPPLFKKHPDEIYQKILLWIRSHRTYTVRYAINLLLSNYLDDRFKPEMLELVASVKSDEYYINMMIAWYFSFALIKQYDAALPYIKKQTLAPFTHNKTIQKAIESRRISPEIKDYLRTLKV, encoded by the coding sequence ATGGAGAAAATGATGGAATCAATTCAAAGTAAGCTCTTGTCGATGCAAGATATATCATATCGGGATTTTAATGCGAAACTCATCCCCACCGTTGACCCGAAACTGATGATCGGAATACGGACGCCTCTTTTACGAAAATTTGCGAAAGACCTGTTTAAGATGGAACCGAAGCAGGCTGCCGCTTTTATGCAAACCCTTCCGCACCGGTATTTTGAAGAAAACAATCTCCATGCATTCCTCATCGAAAACATCAAAGATTTTGACACTGCGATCACCGAAACAGAACGGTTTTTACCGTTTATCGACAACTGGGCAACCTGCGATACCTTTGCACCGCCGCTCTTTAAAAAACACCCAGATGAGATATATCAAAAAATTTTGCTCTGGATACGGTCGCACCGCACCTATACCGTCCGTTATGCCATCAATCTCTTGTTGTCGAATTACCTTGATGACCGGTTTAAACCGGAAATGCTCGAACTTGTTGCCTCTGTAAAATCGGATGAGTATTACATCAATATGATGATTGCGTGGTATTTCAGCTTTGCGCTAATTAAACAGTACGATGCCGCGCTCCCCTATATCAAAAAGCAAACGCTTGCTCCCTTTACCCACAACAAAACCATTCAAAAAGCGATAGAGAGCCGCCGGATTTCTCCGGAAATAAAGGACTACCTGCGGACGCTGAAAGTGTAA
- a CDS encoding TraB/GumN family protein: MNQTLKRITLNDKEIILLGTAHISKESIDDVEQCIHDEQPDCVCVELDEQRYKALTDEKQWQELDIVAVLKSGKGFLLLANLVLAAFQKRIGADVGVKPGDEMKAAITVAKELSIKTELVDRPIHITLKRAWAKNNLWGKSKLLATLLSSAFSTEKLSADEIEALKDKSEMDSMMAEMAEYLPQVKEALIDERDRYLATKIWNAAGKKTVAVLGAGHLEGTAAYIEKLQNGTAPNDVSDIADIPPKSRFAKISGWILPALIVLLIAAGFMKGGVAASSALLVRWLLWNGSLAALGTLLALGHPLSIITGFLGAPLATLNPFIGVGLFTGIVQAWVRKPQVADMENLTTDVTSIKGWYKNKIAHILLIFFLSSLGGAIGNFIAVPALVSGLL; this comes from the coding sequence ATGAATCAAACATTGAAACGTATTACCTTAAATGATAAAGAAATCATCTTACTTGGAACGGCGCATATTTCAAAAGAAAGCATCGATGATGTTGAACAGTGTATCCACGACGAACAGCCCGACTGTGTATGCGTCGAGTTGGACGAACAACGGTACAAAGCGCTTACCGATGAAAAGCAATGGCAGGAACTTGATATTGTCGCAGTACTAAAAAGCGGAAAAGGCTTTTTGCTGCTTGCTAATTTAGTGCTTGCTGCTTTTCAGAAGCGGATCGGCGCCGATGTCGGAGTTAAGCCCGGAGATGAAATGAAGGCGGCTATTACCGTAGCGAAAGAACTTTCGATTAAAACAGAGCTTGTTGATCGTCCGATTCACATCACGCTCAAACGGGCATGGGCAAAGAATAATCTGTGGGGCAAATCGAAGCTTTTGGCAACGCTGCTCAGCAGCGCTTTTTCTACCGAAAAACTCAGCGCGGACGAAATTGAAGCGCTGAAAGACAAAAGTGAAATGGACAGCATGATGGCGGAAATGGCGGAATACTTGCCGCAGGTAAAAGAAGCCCTCATCGACGAGCGTGACCGTTATTTGGCAACAAAAATATGGAATGCGGCAGGAAAGAAAACCGTTGCGGTTCTGGGGGCGGGACACCTCGAAGGTACTGCCGCCTACATTGAAAAACTGCAAAACGGAACCGCGCCGAACGATGTAAGCGATATTGCAGACATACCGCCGAAAAGCAGGTTTGCAAAAATTTCCGGCTGGATATTACCGGCGCTGATTGTGCTACTTATCGCAGCGGGATTTATGAAAGGCGGCGTTGCAGCGTCAAGCGCGTTGCTGGTACGCTGGCTGCTCTGGAACGGAAGCCTTGCCGCACTCGGAACCTTGCTCGCGCTGGGACATCCGTTAAGCATTATCACCGGCTTTTTAGGAGCGCCCCTCGCAACCCTTAACCCGTTTATCGGAGTCGGCTTATTTACCGGTATTGTTCAAGCTTGGGTGCGGAAACCGCAGGTCGCCGATATGGAAAACCTGACCACCGATGTAACGAGCATCAAGGGATGGTATAAAAACAAAATAGCGCACATCCTGTTGATATTCTTTTTATCCAGCCTCGGCGGGGCAATCGGAAATTTTATCGCAGTCCCCGCGCTGGTAAGCGGCTTATTATAA
- a CDS encoding tetratricopeptide repeat protein, whose amino-acid sequence MKHLDRSISKKAVCISLIIGILSCLSAQSAKPHTQSNRKVSEKPAAAGSAAEAAEEISPRVIFGQRLNTLLNEQKTDEAIALFDTLPEEDRNSLSIRNLKVAVLVSTGRIQDAEETAKALEKQYPNDLNVLYTMTMVAQAKNDKKMRKTYLKKILKLDPDNVQALQEEGVDFYNQGSYKEAGETFSKILKKYPNDIQALIWCGKVYYLDNKMPEAEQCYLTVLKYQPKNSLAIAELARIKSETNRMAEAIADIQKAIDLEPDAAPHWTDLGSYNLQIGRREEARVAFNRAIELVPDSYFIHIYLAGLNDDLGNKEDAIKHYKKVTELYPQYYFAYEGLGILLFEKKDWENSRKAFVNALRYAPTNIYYALSATVCSYKMKKKAEAKDFMSKYLKTIDRTKRETDYYLCRLFIDFAGDSDVNNRITKVKDESERLRKFFYLAEFYRLAGKGHLAEKFLLEIKTTQAPTFFEYRLAVSELAPDGNKTAQK is encoded by the coding sequence ATGAAACATTTGGATAGAAGTATTTCAAAAAAAGCCGTATGTATCTCCCTTATAATCGGTATACTTTCCTGCTTGAGCGCACAGAGCGCAAAGCCTCATACGCAGTCTAACCGAAAAGTATCCGAAAAGCCCGCAGCCGCCGGCAGTGCGGCGGAAGCAGCTGAAGAAATTTCCCCGCGTGTTATATTCGGACAGCGGCTCAACACATTATTAAACGAACAAAAAACGGATGAAGCCATTGCACTCTTTGACACATTGCCCGAAGAGGACAGAAATTCCCTTTCCATACGGAATTTAAAGGTAGCGGTACTCGTTTCAACCGGCCGGATACAGGATGCGGAGGAGACGGCAAAAGCCCTGGAAAAACAATATCCCAATGACCTCAATGTACTGTATACGATGACAATGGTCGCACAGGCGAAAAATGATAAAAAAATGCGGAAAACGTATTTAAAAAAGATATTAAAACTTGATCCCGACAACGTACAGGCTTTACAGGAAGAAGGCGTTGATTTTTACAATCAAGGCAGCTACAAAGAAGCAGGAGAAACATTCAGCAAAATTTTAAAAAAGTATCCGAACGATATTCAGGCATTGATTTGGTGCGGTAAGGTGTATTATCTGGACAATAAGATGCCGGAAGCTGAGCAATGCTATCTCACCGTCTTGAAGTATCAACCAAAGAACAGTCTTGCAATCGCCGAATTGGCACGGATAAAATCGGAAACCAACCGCATGGCGGAGGCGATTGCAGATATACAAAAAGCGATCGACTTGGAACCCGATGCTGCTCCACATTGGACAGATCTCGGCTCTTATAATCTGCAAATCGGAAGGAGAGAAGAAGCCCGTGTTGCATTTAACCGCGCAATCGAGCTTGTCCCCGATTCATATTTTATTCACATTTATCTTGCAGGATTAAACGATGACCTCGGCAATAAAGAGGATGCGATAAAACATTACAAAAAAGTAACCGAACTCTATCCGCAATATTATTTTGCGTATGAAGGACTCGGTATTTTACTGTTTGAAAAAAAAGATTGGGAAAACTCCCGCAAAGCCTTTGTGAATGCCTTGCGTTATGCTCCTACAAACATCTATTACGCACTATCCGCAACCGTCTGCAGCTATAAAATGAAGAAAAAAGCTGAGGCAAAAGATTTTATGTCAAAATATCTTAAAACGATAGACCGTACAAAGCGCGAAACCGATTATTATCTTTGCCGTCTCTTTATCGACTTTGCCGGTGATAGCGATGTTAATAATCGAATCACCAAAGTAAAAGACGAATCGGAACGCTTGCGCAAGTTTTTTTATTTAGCCGAATTCTACCGGCTGGCAGGCAAAGGTCATCTTGCCGAAAAATTTCTACTCGAAATAAAAACAACGCAAGCTCCGACTTTTTTTGAATATCGGCTTGCGGTAAGTGAGCTTGCCCCCGATGGGAATAAAACTGCTCAAAAATAG